GATCGGCTTCGTCCGCCGGTGGTTCGAGGAGTTCGGCCACAGTGCGCTGTGGCTCACCGTCCCGGCGGCCCTGCTCGCGGTGGTGGCGACCGGCGTGATCGGCTCGGTGCTGCTCTACGCCGAGAACTGGGGACGGTACCGCCTGGAATGGACCGACCGGGAGACCCTCGGCGTCCGCCACGGGCTGCTGACGACCCGTTCCGTCTCCATCGAGCGGGCCAGGCTGCGCGGGGTGGCCCTGCGCGAACCCCTGCTGCTGCGCGCGGGCGGCGGGGCGAGCGTACGGGCGGTCGCCGGCGGTCTCGGCAACCGCGAGGAGAACCGCAAGCGCAGCGCCGTCCTGCCGCCCGCCTCCCGCGCCGAGGCGCTGCGGGTGTGCGCGGGAGTGCTGGGCGAGGAGGTCGAGACGGACGGGCTGCGCCCGCATCCGCGAGCGGCGCTGCGGCGCCGGGTCGTGCGCGCGCTGACGTGGTCCGTCCTGCCGCCGACCGTGGCGCTGGCCGTGCTGGGCTGTCTGCTCACGCCCGTACTGCTGTACTGCGCGGTGGCCTACGCGCTGCTGGCGGCACCGGTCGCCTGCGCGCTCGCGCGCGACGCCTACCGCGCGCTCGGGCACGCGGTGCGGGGCCGCCATCTGGTGGTGCGGTCGGGCACGTTCGGACGGGAGACCGTGACGCTGCGCCGGGACGCGGTGCTGGCGTGGACGTTCTCGGACACGCCGTTCTCCCGCCGGTCCGGGGTGGTCACCGTGACGGCGGGGGTCGCGGCCGGTGAGGACGGATACCGCATCCGGGACATGTCGGCCATGGAGGCGGCGGGGTTCGCGGACACGGCGACGCCGGGGATCGTGACGGAGTTTCTGGACCGGTCGTCGTTCGCCGAACACCCCCGCAACGCACGTGACGAGGCGCGCATATAGGGCACACCGGTGCAGGTGAGACGCACGTGAGGTGCTTCACACCGGGCCCGCGGCGGGCTGATCCAGAGCCCGCCGACGGGCCCGGGCCCGCGCGCCGTCGATCTTCCAGAAACCCGACCTGAGCTGGACGTTCGCCGCGAACCCCCACCCTCCCCCGGCCACCTCGGCCCGCGCGCCGCCACCCGCGCGCACCCGCCGTTTCGATCTTTCCGCCCGAACCGATCTCCACATTCTTGTTATTGGATGAGCGGCTTCGGGTCTCCCATGTGTCGGGACGGCAATCGACTCAGGTGCGGAAAGAGGTGGACGGGGCGTGCAGAGTGACAGCGTGACCGCGGCCGTGATCGAGGCGGCGCGCGCCGGGAACGCCGCCGCGCAGGACGAACTCGTCGCCGCGTACCTGCCGCTGGTCTACAACATCGTCGGCCGCGCGCTGAACGGGCACGCGGACGTCGACGACGTGGTCCAGGAGACCATGCTCCGCATGATCAACGGCCTTGACGGGCTACGGGATCCGGCCTCCTGCCGGTCGTGGCTCGTCGCGATCACGATGAACCAGATACGCAGCCACTGGCGGGACGGACAACGCGAGGAGACCCCCGTGGGCGGACTCCAGGAGGTCGGCCGCGAAGTGCCGGACCCCGGTGCCGACTTCGTCGACCTCACCATCGTGCGACTGGGCCTGTCGGGCCAGCGCCGCGAGGTCGCGGAGGCCACCCGCTGGCTGGACGACGGGGACCGGGACGTGCTGTCCCTGTGGTGGCTGGAGGCCGCGGGCGAGCTGACCCGCGCCGAGGTCGCCGCCGCCCTGGGCCTCTCCCCGCAGCACACCGCCGTGCGCGTCCAGCGCTGCAAGGCCCAGCTCGACGTCGCCCGGGGCGTCGTCCGGGCACTCGCCGCCACCCCGCGCTGCCAGGAGCTCGCCGAACTCGTCGCGCCCTGGGACGGCACCCCCTCCGCGCTGTGGCGCAAGCGCCTCGCCCGGCACACGCGCGGCTGCGCGGGCTGCGGCGGCGCCGGGGGATCCCTGGTCCCCGCCGAGGGGCTGCTCGTCGGCCTCGGCCTGGTGCCCGTCCCGGGCGCCCTGCTCGGGTGGTGGGGCGGCGGCGCCGTGCTCGACACCCAGCCGGCGGCCTTCTCCTCGCCCCCGGACCCCGCCCCGTACACCGACCCCCACACCTCCGTCTTCGCGTCCCCGACACCGGAAACGTCCCCGATACCGAATCAGGCCGCTATGCCGAATCGTTCCTCCATACCCGACTCCCCCCACGGGTCCTCCGCTCCCCGCAGCCACCGCGCCCGCCCCAAGCGCACCGCCGTACGGGCGGGGATCGGGGCCGGGGTGCTCGCCCTCCTCGGCGGCGCCGCCCTGGGCGGCTCGTACCTCTTCTCCGACTCCTCCGAGAACACCGAGCCGACGACCGCGAGCGCCCCCGGCCAGGCCGTGCCCTTCGGGGACCGCACCCCCTCGCCGATCGAGACCGGTGCCTCGGCTTCCGCCAAGCCCTCGCCCTCCCACAGCCC
The window above is part of the Streptomyces syringium genome. Proteins encoded here:
- a CDS encoding PH domain-containing protein, which gives rise to MTGRHTDRDRGRDTARDGDGWRSLDPRTLLVHCAWLAAPLGSLALTALATGGEPDPRGWLTLGVIGVVFAVITTAGFVTWSRTRYRVTDDSLEVRTGLFTRRLRSVPLHRVRNVDLTANPVQRVLGLTVLRAGTAGSAGGRSELSLDALSRPEAVRLRAELLARAGAVSAQDPVLATADLRRLRYAPLTFWVFGGVFAASGAVWRVLDGIGVKPWRIGFVRRWFEEFGHSALWLTVPAALLAVVATGVIGSVLLYAENWGRYRLEWTDRETLGVRHGLLTTRSVSIERARLRGVALREPLLLRAGGGASVRAVAGGLGNREENRKRSAVLPPASRAEALRVCAGVLGEEVETDGLRPHPRAALRRRVVRALTWSVLPPTVALAVLGCLLTPVLLYCAVAYALLAAPVACALARDAYRALGHAVRGRHLVVRSGTFGRETVTLRRDAVLAWTFSDTPFSRRSGVVTVTAGVAAGEDGYRIRDMSAMEAAGFADTATPGIVTEFLDRSSFAEHPRNARDEARI
- a CDS encoding sigma-70 family RNA polymerase sigma factor codes for the protein MQSDSVTAAVIEAARAGNAAAQDELVAAYLPLVYNIVGRALNGHADVDDVVQETMLRMINGLDGLRDPASCRSWLVAITMNQIRSHWRDGQREETPVGGLQEVGREVPDPGADFVDLTIVRLGLSGQRREVAEATRWLDDGDRDVLSLWWLEAAGELTRAEVAAALGLSPQHTAVRVQRCKAQLDVARGVVRALAATPRCQELAELVAPWDGTPSALWRKRLARHTRGCAGCGGAGGSLVPAEGLLVGLGLVPVPGALLGWWGGGAVLDTQPAAFSSPPDPAPYTDPHTSVFASPTPETSPIPNQAAMPNRSSIPDSPHGSSAPRSHRARPKRTAVRAGIGAGVLALLGGAALGGSYLFSDSSENTEPTTASAPGQAVPFGDRTPSPIETGASASAKPSPSHSPSASKKPSPKASASAKSAAPEPSATTSKPKPDTAPARPKPKPKPATGNTGGGSTAQQVVALVNEERAKAGCSPLTSNAQLTTAAQRHSDDMAARDYMDHTNPDGQGPGERITAAGYRWSTYGENVAAGQSGPSAVMDSWMNSSGHRKNILNCAFKEIGVGVTSDSGGPKWTQVFGAR